A window of Flavobacterium flavigenum contains these coding sequences:
- a CDS encoding serine hydrolase domain-containing protein — translation MKKILKLLGILLLLIILYFGFTTYPKLDLISGFSAKSIASGHFLDNRSKELIEKTDNDIKLIDLATNTINEAGKFATSNVYGLKERKAIYREGLGATLINDDFDVSKPYLLPRRLKAKTLPFPYGNVDPKDTIFSNIDYTQLQKTIDNAFDKSGGKLKRTRAVVVLYKNKLIAEKYDTGFTKDSRILGWSMTKSITSSAFGVLAKQGKIDIYKPAPVAEWQNDERKNITINDLLHMNSGLEWEENYSTICDATKMLFQAEDMGKVQLDKQAQFKPNTHWNYSSGTTNLLSLILKRQFKTQQEYLDFWYNAVIDKIGMSSMIVEQDMSGTFVGSSYAWATARDWSKFGLLYLNKGNWNGEQILDESWVKYTSTPTNTSEGKYGAQFWLNAGGKFPDAPRDMFYCNGYQGQMVAIIPSKDMVIVRMGLTEDPAFDFNGFLKGIIGCVK, via the coding sequence ATGAAAAAAATTCTCAAATTACTTGGCATTCTTCTTCTTTTGATAATTCTTTATTTTGGTTTTACCACTTACCCAAAACTGGATCTGATTTCAGGCTTTTCAGCCAAAAGTATTGCTTCAGGCCATTTTTTGGATAACCGTTCAAAAGAATTAATCGAGAAAACCGACAATGATATTAAACTAATTGATCTGGCAACAAATACTATTAATGAGGCAGGAAAATTTGCCACTTCGAATGTTTACGGATTAAAAGAACGAAAAGCCATTTACCGTGAAGGCTTGGGAGCTACTCTGATAAATGATGATTTTGATGTTTCGAAACCGTATTTGCTTCCCAGAAGATTAAAAGCCAAAACTTTGCCTTTCCCTTATGGAAATGTTGATCCGAAAGACACTATTTTTTCGAATATTGATTATACCCAATTACAAAAAACAATTGACAATGCTTTTGACAAATCGGGTGGAAAATTGAAAAGAACACGCGCCGTAGTAGTTTTATATAAAAACAAACTCATTGCCGAAAAATATGATACCGGATTTACGAAAGACAGCCGGATTCTGGGCTGGTCCATGACCAAAAGCATAACTAGTTCGGCTTTTGGAGTGCTTGCCAAACAAGGAAAAATTGATATCTACAAACCGGCTCCGGTAGCAGAATGGCAGAATGACGAGCGTAAAAACATCACCATCAACGATCTGCTGCATATGAATTCAGGTTTAGAATGGGAAGAGAATTACAGCACCATTTGCGATGCTACGAAAATGCTATTTCAGGCCGAAGATATGGGCAAAGTACAACTGGACAAACAGGCTCAGTTTAAACCCAACACACATTGGAATTACTCTTCAGGAACAACCAATTTATTGTCGCTTATCTTAAAAAGACAATTCAAAACCCAACAAGAATATCTTGATTTTTGGTACAACGCCGTTATTGATAAAATCGGAATGAGTTCAATGATTGTCGAGCAGGATATGAGCGGCACTTTTGTAGGTTCTTCATACGCATGGGCAACGGCACGTGACTGGTCTAAATTTGGATTATTATATCTGAATAAAGGCAATTGGAACGGCGAACAGATTCTCGATGAAAGCTGGGTAAAATACACCTCAACACCAACTAATACTTCTGAAGGAAAATATGGTGCACAATTTTGGCTCAATGCCGGTGGAAAATTCCCGGACGCACCTCGCGACATGTTTTACTGCAACGGTTATCAGGGACAAATGGTAGCGATTATTCCATCAAAAGATATGGTGATTGTAAGGATGGGATTGACGGAAGATCCAGCTTTTGATTTTAATGGGTTTTTGAAAGGAATTATTGGATGTGTGAAATAA
- a CDS encoding aminotransferase class V-fold PLP-dependent enzyme, which produces MLDIQKIRADFPILSEKVNGKPLIYFDNGATSQKPQVVIDAEAKYYQEINANIHRGVHTLSQLATDAYEISRVKLQHHINAKFSHEVLFTSGTTHGINLVANGFASILKPGDEILVSSLEHHSNIVPWQMLCEKTGAVLKVIPINEEGELIISEYESLLSEKTKIVTVNHISNALGVINPVKEMISKAHAVGAAVLIDGAQAVPHLKPDVQDLDCDFYAFSGHKMCGPTGTGILYGKEEWLNKLPPYQGGGEMIKEVTFEKTTYADLPHKFEAGTPNIAGGIVLGTAVDYLNEVGFGNIQLQEKKLLEHATKRLLEIEGLRIYGNGKNKASVVSFNIDGIHPYDIGSIIDKLGIAVRTGHHCAQPIMNFFCIPGTIRASFSFYNTKEEIDVMVEAVKKAKTMLS; this is translated from the coding sequence ATGCTGGATATTCAAAAAATAAGAGCTGACTTTCCGATACTTTCTGAAAAAGTAAACGGAAAACCATTAATATATTTCGACAATGGGGCAACCTCGCAAAAACCACAGGTGGTGATTGATGCCGAAGCGAAATACTATCAGGAAATAAATGCCAATATTCACCGTGGAGTTCATACATTAAGTCAATTAGCGACTGATGCCTATGAGATTTCACGTGTAAAATTGCAACATCATATTAATGCCAAATTTTCTCACGAGGTTTTATTTACTTCGGGAACAACACACGGAATCAATTTAGTAGCCAATGGTTTCGCTTCTATTTTAAAACCGGGTGACGAAATTTTGGTTTCTTCTTTGGAACACCATAGTAATATTGTTCCGTGGCAAATGTTGTGTGAAAAAACAGGAGCTGTCTTAAAAGTGATTCCGATAAATGAAGAAGGCGAACTGATTATCAGTGAATACGAATCTTTATTATCTGAAAAAACTAAAATCGTTACGGTAAATCATATTTCGAATGCATTGGGCGTAATCAATCCTGTAAAGGAAATGATTTCCAAAGCTCATGCCGTTGGAGCTGCTGTTTTAATTGACGGAGCGCAGGCTGTTCCACATTTAAAACCGGATGTTCAGGATTTGGATTGTGATTTTTACGCTTTTTCAGGACATAAAATGTGCGGACCAACCGGAACCGGAATTTTATACGGTAAAGAAGAATGGCTAAACAAACTTCCTCCGTATCAGGGAGGCGGCGAGATGATTAAAGAAGTTACTTTCGAAAAAACAACATATGCCGACCTGCCTCATAAATTTGAAGCCGGAACCCCAAATATCGCGGGCGGAATAGTTTTAGGAACCGCAGTTGATTATCTGAATGAAGTTGGTTTTGGAAATATCCAGCTGCAGGAAAAAAAATTACTGGAACACGCTACAAAGAGACTACTTGAAATTGAAGGTTTGAGAATTTACGGAAACGGAAAAAATAAAGCTTCTGTAGTTTCGTTTAATATAGATGGGATTCATCCGTATGATATTGGTTCGATAATTGATAAATTAGGAATTGCAGTTCGTACCGGACATCACTGCGCGCAGCCGATCATGAATTTCTTCTGTATTCCGGGAACCATCCGTGCTTCGTTCTCTTTTTATAATACGAAAGAAGAAATTGATGTAATGGTAGAAGCGGTTAAAAAAGCAAAAACAATGCTAAGCTAA
- a CDS encoding SufE family protein: protein MTIKEIQDEIIDEFSMFDDWMQRYEYIIELGKSLPLIKEEYKTDDNLIKGCQSKVWLQGEQKDDKIVFTADSDAILTKGIIAILIRAFSNQKASDIINADTEFIDEIGLKEHLSATRANGLVSMIKNIKMYALAFDSKNKN, encoded by the coding sequence ATGACAATCAAAGAAATACAAGACGAAATAATAGACGAATTTTCGATGTTTGATGACTGGATGCAGCGTTATGAATACATCATCGAATTAGGAAAAAGTCTTCCTTTAATTAAAGAAGAATACAAAACCGACGATAATTTAATCAAAGGTTGTCAGTCGAAAGTATGGCTTCAGGGAGAACAAAAAGATGATAAAATTGTGTTCACTGCAGACAGTGATGCGATTTTGACCAAAGGAATTATCGCGATTCTGATTCGTGCTTTCTCAAATCAAAAAGCATCTGACATTATAAATGCGGATACAGAATTTATAGACGAAATCGGATTAAAAGAACATTTATCTGCAACCCGAGCCAACGGACTGGTTTCGATGATAAAAAACATCAAAATGTACGCTTTGGCTTTTGATTCGAAAAATAAAAATTAA
- a CDS encoding SUF system Fe-S cluster assembly protein: MEQEIDTNELGESIVKVLKTIYDPEIPVDIYELGLIYDVMVNTDYEVKILMTLTSPNCPVAESLPREVEEKVKTIEHIKDVEVEITFDPPWSKDLMSEEAKLELGML; this comes from the coding sequence ATGGAACAAGAAATAGACACAAACGAATTAGGAGAATCAATTGTAAAAGTTTTAAAAACGATTTACGATCCTGAAATCCCTGTAGATATTTACGAATTAGGATTGATTTACGACGTAATGGTAAATACGGATTACGAAGTAAAAATCCTGATGACTTTAACATCTCCAAATTGTCCGGTAGCAGAAAGTCTGCCACGCGAAGTAGAGGAAAAAGTAAAAACAATCGAACATATAAAAGATGTTGAAGTAGAAATTACTTTTGACCCGCCTTGGAGTAAAGATTTAATGAGCGAAGAAGCAAAATTAGAATTAGGAATGCTTTAA
- a CDS encoding DUF2480 family protein produces MEEIINKVANSALEVFDLEDYYPKGMRVQIDISQWLLEGFLLKEKDFREHLKNHDWTQYQDQYVAVHCSTDAIIPAWALILVSVHLAPYAKKTVNGTIEDLDASLYEEILSKIDYSVYQSKPVIVKGCSKKPVPMRAYILATTYLQPFARSIMYGEACSAVPLYKESKK; encoded by the coding sequence ATGGAAGAAATTATCAATAAAGTTGCCAATAGTGCCTTAGAAGTTTTTGATTTAGAGGATTATTACCCAAAAGGAATGCGTGTTCAGATTGACATTTCGCAATGGCTTTTGGAAGGTTTTTTATTGAAAGAAAAAGACTTTAGGGAACATCTTAAAAATCACGACTGGACACAATATCAGGATCAGTATGTGGCGGTACATTGTAGTACCGATGCTATTATTCCGGCATGGGCATTGATATTGGTTTCAGTTCATTTGGCTCCTTATGCCAAAAAAACAGTTAACGGAACAATCGAAGATTTAGATGCCAGTTTATACGAGGAAATTTTAAGTAAAATTGATTATTCTGTTTACCAAAGTAAACCGGTAATCGTAAAAGGCTGTTCTAAAAAACCTGTTCCTATGCGTGCTTATATTTTGGCAACTACCTATTTACAGCCTTTTGCGAGAAGTATTATGTACGGAGAGGCATGTTCTGCGGTACCACTTTACAAAGAATCTAAGAAATAA
- a CDS encoding DUF3078 domain-containing protein, with protein sequence MRKIALLLFVLANFTFVQAQNTEKELIQNTEKAVTKINDTIEGEGWKTKGNLSLLLNQSSFNNWLAGGEDSFSGTLGINYDFNYKKDDLTWDNKILASYGILQTKNTDFGKKTDDRLEFNSIVGKRAFGEWYYSYFLNFRTQFTTGYIYDKDENGKEIRTENTKFMSPGYLTTGPGIYWSKDENLKINFAPLTSKFTFVDSAYTSGAGYVNGEYFGVEANKSMRYELGFYAAVYYKLALMTNVTAENSLNLYSNYLEDPQNVDINYSLNIIMKVNKFLSANLSFQAIYDDNAFRGFQTREVFGLGVNFGF encoded by the coding sequence ATGAGAAAGATAGCTTTATTACTATTCGTTTTAGCGAACTTTACATTTGTTCAGGCTCAAAATACCGAAAAAGAATTAATTCAGAATACCGAAAAAGCGGTAACTAAGATAAATGATACAATTGAAGGCGAAGGCTGGAAAACAAAAGGAAATCTTTCTTTATTACTAAATCAGTCCAGTTTTAATAACTGGCTTGCCGGAGGTGAAGACAGTTTTTCAGGAACTTTAGGAATCAACTACGATTTCAATTACAAAAAGGATGATCTTACCTGGGATAATAAAATTTTGGCTTCATACGGAATCTTACAAACTAAAAACACCGATTTCGGAAAAAAGACAGATGACCGTTTAGAGTTTAATTCGATTGTTGGAAAAAGAGCTTTTGGTGAATGGTATTACTCTTATTTTTTAAATTTCAGAACTCAATTTACAACAGGCTACATCTACGATAAAGATGAAAACGGAAAAGAAATCAGAACAGAAAACACCAAATTTATGTCTCCGGGTTATCTGACAACCGGTCCCGGAATTTACTGGTCAAAAGATGAAAATCTAAAAATAAACTTTGCACCTTTAACTTCAAAATTCACTTTTGTAGACAGTGCCTATACGTCAGGAGCTGGTTATGTAAACGGCGAATATTTTGGTGTAGAAGCCAATAAAAGCATGCGGTACGAATTAGGTTTTTATGCTGCTGTGTATTACAAACTTGCCCTTATGACCAACGTAACCGCAGAAAATTCGCTGAATTTATATTCTAATTATCTCGAAGACCCGCAAAATGTAGACATCAACTACTCTTTGAATATTATCATGAAAGTCAATAAATTCCTTTCTGCAAACCTTTCATTTCAGGCTATCTATGACGACAATGCTTTTAGAGGATTTCAGACCAGGGAAGTTTTTGGTTTAGGAGTTAATTTCGGATTCTAA
- a CDS encoding DUF4870 domain-containing protein — MNRKTLSILSYITIIGWIVAFVKNKDLNPKSDLVTYHLKQGFGIFLVSLAVNIILSVVIATVTSLYFLSYIGYAIFILWIFGIINAANEQKKPIPVIGKIFEDKFGFID; from the coding sequence ATGAACAGAAAAACCCTATCTATCTTAAGCTACATCACTATTATTGGGTGGATTGTAGCGTTTGTAAAAAACAAAGATTTAAACCCAAAAAGCGATTTGGTAACCTACCATCTGAAACAAGGTTTCGGAATCTTTTTAGTTTCTCTCGCCGTAAACATTATTCTTTCTGTGGTTATTGCAACTGTGACTTCATTGTATTTCTTAAGCTACATTGGATATGCCATTTTTATCTTATGGATTTTCGGTATCATCAACGCTGCCAACGAACAGAAAAAACCAATTCCGGTGATTGGAAAAATTTTTGAAGATAAATTTGGTTTTATAGACTAA
- a CDS encoding LytR/AlgR family response regulator transcription factor: MYKTIIIEDEQRLREALSIMLEMTAPDEIQVVAYAESVEEAVKLIDRLKPDLVFMDIMLKDGTGFDVLQQISFNSFHLIFTTAYEQHAINAFKYSAIDYLLKPIDPEELKTAINRIALLQERVLEKQQLTELQTNLSKTPDRIILPTQEAMYVVKLEQIIRCETSGSYTTFFLTDGRKIIVSKPLKNYEDLLEPPAFFRIHQSHLINVNCIVSYSREGMVQMNDKSFIPISRAKKEQFFKLMKDEI, translated from the coding sequence ATGTACAAAACTATTATTATTGAAGATGAACAGCGACTCAGAGAGGCTTTATCGATAATGCTCGAAATGACAGCCCCTGATGAAATTCAGGTTGTGGCTTACGCCGAAAGCGTTGAAGAAGCTGTAAAACTCATTGACCGTTTAAAACCGGATCTGGTTTTTATGGATATCATGCTGAAAGACGGAACCGGTTTTGATGTGCTGCAGCAAATTTCTTTTAATTCCTTTCACCTGATTTTTACAACTGCATACGAACAGCATGCCATCAATGCTTTTAAATACAGTGCCATTGATTATCTTTTGAAGCCCATAGATCCGGAAGAACTGAAAACCGCTATAAATAGGATTGCTCTTTTACAGGAAAGGGTTTTAGAAAAACAACAGCTTACTGAATTACAAACCAATCTTTCTAAAACACCAGACCGGATTATCCTGCCAACGCAGGAAGCGATGTATGTGGTAAAGCTCGAGCAAATCATAAGATGTGAAACTTCTGGATCCTACACGACTTTTTTTCTTACTGACGGCAGAAAAATTATCGTTTCCAAACCACTCAAAAATTATGAAGATCTGCTGGAACCACCCGCATTTTTCAGGATACATCAATCGCATCTGATAAATGTGAATTGCATTGTAAGTTACTCCCGTGAAGGAATGGTCCAGATGAATGATAAATCTTTTATACCTATTTCAAGGGCAAAAAAAGAGCAGTTTTTTAAACTGATGAAAGATGAAATTTAA
- a CDS encoding histidine kinase, with protein MLFVFFGISVHAQKASATENLAAYGYSKRFLDTASCKKMQQLALDQAKRKNSIDDKIISYSYLALTQKRLLHLKQFSHYADSAYYLSGKTNKIRPKAYAFLAMGSLKSYIDEKPQALKYLLASYKLFAKAQAYDQCSKIAADISYLFYPASPAKVEKYAREALYHAAKAGDAESILHARLAFGSYLTDNLETSDSAEWQKAITFFKETVDFAEKHASSIVSKSNMGIAYINLADLYSKGPKPIDEKAFLKNLEKATAIAKQYNIRIIYRSAIGLKGFYFTEKGDYAKAELLFIEGIKYQKSLPYTDNYLLAAFYNSLKDVAAKRKDFEAYYNYDAEYVKYNELKYDESAQKVLQNADVRYESSKKIERIKQLELENELVQKNKLLGYGIAGVLLIGLVFMFRSYYYRQRYYQKREDFLKQEQANTELKVQLMEKETIENLSARLAMERRLLRSQMDPHFIFNALGNIQSMILQKDTLPAVSYLNKFAKLTRQVLEQSRKETIALDEEINTLKNYIELQQLRINNGFEYLIECDETVETDVLIPPLLIQPFIENAVEHGLKPQVKEIKGLITIHFTQHTDEKNLICTIKDNGIGLAASRKLKLKDNHESLSTKITDERLSKMQKENPYAGFEVRERNADEGPGCIVILNIPIL; from the coding sequence TTGTTATTTGTTTTTTTTGGAATTTCAGTCCATGCGCAAAAAGCTTCTGCTACAGAAAATCTGGCTGCTTATGGATATTCTAAACGTTTCCTGGATACTGCTTCCTGCAAAAAAATGCAGCAGCTGGCATTAGATCAGGCAAAAAGGAAAAACAGTATTGATGACAAGATTATTAGCTATTCGTATTTAGCTTTAACCCAAAAACGGTTATTGCATTTAAAACAATTTTCGCATTATGCCGACAGTGCCTATTATTTATCAGGCAAAACCAATAAAATAAGGCCGAAAGCATATGCATTCCTCGCTATGGGATCATTAAAATCCTATATTGATGAGAAACCGCAAGCATTAAAATATCTTTTGGCTTCCTATAAGCTTTTTGCAAAAGCACAGGCTTATGATCAGTGTTCTAAAATTGCTGCCGATATATCCTATCTTTTTTATCCGGCGTCACCAGCTAAAGTCGAAAAATATGCCAGGGAAGCTTTATATCATGCTGCTAAAGCCGGTGATGCTGAAAGTATACTGCACGCCCGCCTTGCTTTTGGAAGCTACTTAACTGATAATCTTGAAACTTCAGACAGTGCCGAATGGCAGAAAGCAATAACTTTTTTTAAGGAAACGGTTGATTTTGCTGAAAAACATGCCAGCTCAATAGTAAGTAAAAGCAATATGGGAATTGCGTATATCAATCTGGCCGACCTTTATTCGAAAGGGCCAAAACCTATTGATGAAAAAGCATTTTTGAAAAACCTGGAAAAAGCAACTGCTATTGCGAAACAATACAATATCAGAATCATTTACCGAAGTGCCATAGGGCTTAAGGGGTTTTATTTTACAGAAAAAGGTGATTATGCCAAAGCTGAATTGTTATTTATTGAAGGAATAAAATACCAAAAAAGCCTTCCTTATACAGATAATTATCTTTTAGCTGCTTTTTACAATTCCCTCAAAGATGTTGCGGCGAAGCGAAAAGATTTTGAGGCTTACTACAATTATGATGCAGAATATGTTAAATACAATGAGTTAAAATATGATGAATCTGCTCAAAAAGTATTGCAAAATGCTGATGTACGTTATGAATCTTCAAAAAAAATAGAGCGCATCAAACAACTGGAACTCGAAAACGAGCTCGTACAAAAAAACAAATTATTGGGTTACGGAATTGCCGGTGTTTTACTGATTGGATTAGTATTTATGTTTCGTTCCTATTATTATCGTCAGCGTTATTACCAAAAGCGTGAAGATTTCCTGAAACAAGAACAGGCCAATACTGAACTTAAAGTACAGTTGATGGAAAAGGAAACGATAGAAAATCTCTCTGCACGTCTTGCTATGGAAAGAAGATTGCTGCGTTCTCAAATGGACCCGCATTTTATTTTTAATGCTTTGGGGAATATCCAGAGCATGATTCTGCAAAAAGATACGCTTCCAGCCGTTTCTTATCTGAATAAATTTGCGAAACTAACGCGTCAGGTTTTAGAACAATCACGCAAAGAAACCATTGCGCTGGACGAAGAAATCAATACTCTAAAAAATTATATCGAACTGCAGCAATTGCGTATTAATAATGGTTTTGAATATCTCATTGAATGTGATGAAACGGTTGAAACCGATGTTCTTATACCACCATTATTGATCCAGCCTTTTATAGAAAATGCCGTTGAACATGGACTGAAACCGCAGGTAAAAGAGATTAAAGGTTTGATTACCATTCATTTTACACAACATACAGATGAAAAAAACCTGATCTGTACCATTAAAGATAACGGAATCGGTTTAGCGGCTTCCCGAAAACTGAAACTAAAAGACAATCACGAATCTTTGTCTACCAAAATTACAGATGAGAGATTAAGCAAAATGCAGAAAGAAAATCCGTATGCAGGATTTGAGGTTCGGGAACGCAATGCAGATGAAGGACCTGGCTGTATCGTAATTTTAAATATTCCAATACTATAA
- the hflX gene encoding GTPase HflX, which produces MLEKEIINFERTAIVGIVTQNQNEEKLQEYLDELEFLTFTAGGEVIKRFSQKMERPNPKTFVGTGKIDEINLFVKENAISTVIFDDELTPSQQKNISRIIDCKILDRTNLILDIFAQRAETSYARTQVELAQCQYLLPRLSGLWTHLERQKGGIGMRGPGETEIETDRRIVRDRISLLKDKIKTIDKQMSIQRSNRGAMVRVALVGYTNVGKSTLMNAIGKSDVFVENKLFATLDTTVRKVVIKNLPFLLSDTVGFIRKLPTQLVDSFKSTLDEVREADLLLHVVDISHPDFEDHIESVNQTLLEIKSNDKPTIMVFNKIDAYKHLTIDEDDLITEKTRRHYTLDEWKQTWMSNVGQDKALFISATQKENFEEFREIVYEAVRQIHITRFPYNKFLYPDYKDAVEKEEE; this is translated from the coding sequence ATGTTAGAAAAAGAAATAATAAATTTTGAAAGAACAGCCATTGTTGGTATTGTGACTCAAAATCAAAATGAAGAGAAACTACAAGAATATCTGGACGAACTGGAGTTTTTAACTTTTACGGCCGGCGGAGAAGTGATTAAACGCTTTTCGCAAAAAATGGAACGACCAAACCCTAAGACTTTTGTGGGTACGGGAAAAATAGATGAAATCAATCTTTTTGTAAAAGAAAATGCCATATCGACTGTTATTTTTGATGATGAATTAACTCCTTCACAGCAAAAGAATATTTCACGAATTATTGACTGCAAAATCCTTGACAGAACGAATTTAATTCTGGATATTTTTGCGCAAAGAGCCGAAACATCCTATGCAAGAACTCAGGTTGAACTGGCGCAGTGCCAATATTTATTGCCAAGACTTTCAGGTTTGTGGACACACCTTGAGCGTCAAAAAGGAGGTATTGGTATGCGTGGTCCTGGAGAAACAGAGATTGAAACCGACAGGCGTATCGTTCGTGACCGTATTTCATTGCTGAAAGATAAAATCAAAACCATTGATAAACAAATGAGTATTCAGCGCAGCAATCGCGGCGCTATGGTACGGGTTGCCTTAGTTGGTTATACGAATGTGGGAAAATCAACTTTGATGAATGCGATTGGAAAAAGTGATGTTTTTGTCGAAAATAAACTATTCGCAACTCTAGACACTACAGTACGAAAAGTGGTGATTAAAAACCTTCCTTTTTTGCTTTCGGACACTGTAGGTTTTATTCGAAAACTGCCAACTCAACTGGTAGATTCTTTTAAAAGTACGCTTGATGAAGTTCGCGAAGCCGATTTATTATTACATGTCGTAGATATTTCGCACCCGGATTTTGAAGACCATATCGAATCTGTAAATCAGACCTTGTTGGAAATCAAGAGTAATGACAAACCAACAATTATGGTTTTTAATAAAATTGATGCCTACAAACATCTGACCATTGACGAAGATGATCTGATTACTGAAAAAACCAGAAGACATTACACGCTTGACGAATGGAAACAAACCTGGATGAGTAATGTAGGTCAGGATAAAGCTTTATTTATATCTGCAACTCAAAAAGAAAACTTCGAAGAATTCAGAGAAATCGTGTATGAAGCGGTCCGCCAGATTCACATTACCAGATTTCCTTATAATAAATTCCTGTATCCGGATTATAAGGATGCAGTTGAGAAGGAAGAGGAATAA
- a CDS encoding DUF5689 domain-containing protein codes for MKNNYKNLISIVFVLLFCNCSEDVAVPKLECTQPDFTVNRTVHDVLKTATITATKYVYDDVIEAYVVSSDENGNFFKILYLQTLATETKPSVGFSVAVDATNTYIDYRIGNKVYIKLKDQFTDLFYGGMRIGSLYEGSSGTASVGRISQNDYKNVLHASCTIMNEDELVNSISIEEALEDSKLNTLIELSDVQFLEAAIGRHYFEEANNVGGSTNWGLRDKSGNQIIFRTSSFADFSTHLVPEGSGKVRGILTKYGSDYQLMVRSEKDVVMDGKSNVPFFTEDFQTVTNNVNFALPDWSNIVEKASKLWRTMVTAGNGYAEFNTTSTTAAENVAWLITPKINLTNYKNTVFSFRSAQHDLKVDSPLNGLEVYISTNFDGSEVDKATWIKLNAKIASLSTPTRQFISSGGIDLSAYSGNVNIAFKYTGSGKDKTLNGAFMVDDVKMFGEK; via the coding sequence ATGAAAAACAACTATAAAAACCTTATTTCGATAGTATTTGTATTGCTTTTTTGCAATTGCAGTGAAGATGTGGCTGTTCCAAAATTAGAATGCACACAACCTGATTTTACGGTGAACAGAACAGTTCATGATGTCCTTAAAACCGCTACAATTACCGCTACAAAATATGTTTATGATGATGTAATTGAAGCGTATGTAGTTTCAAGCGACGAAAACGGAAATTTTTTCAAAATCCTGTATCTTCAGACTTTAGCAACAGAAACCAAACCGTCTGTAGGTTTTAGTGTTGCTGTGGATGCGACAAATACTTACATTGATTACCGTATTGGAAATAAAGTCTATATAAAATTAAAAGATCAGTTTACCGATTTATTTTACGGCGGAATGCGGATTGGAAGTTTATATGAAGGCAGTTCGGGAACAGCATCTGTTGGAAGAATTTCGCAAAATGATTATAAAAATGTATTACATGCATCATGTACGATAATGAATGAAGATGAATTAGTGAATTCAATTTCTATTGAAGAAGCTTTGGAGGACAGTAAGCTCAACACACTTATAGAATTATCAGATGTCCAGTTTTTGGAAGCGGCTATTGGCCGTCATTATTTTGAAGAAGCTAATAATGTTGGAGGATCTACGAATTGGGGATTAAGAGACAAATCCGGAAATCAGATTATTTTCAGGACGAGCAGTTTTGCCGATTTTTCGACCCATTTAGTTCCGGAGGGAAGCGGAAAAGTGCGCGGAATTTTAACCAAATATGGTTCCGATTATCAGTTAATGGTCCGCTCTGAAAAAGATGTCGTCATGGATGGAAAAAGTAATGTTCCGTTTTTTACTGAAGATTTTCAAACGGTTACAAATAATGTCAATTTCGCATTACCAGACTGGAGCAATATTGTAGAGAAAGCTTCAAAATTATGGAGAACTATGGTTACTGCCGGAAACGGATATGCCGAGTTTAATACCACCAGCACGACAGCAGCAGAGAATGTTGCCTGGCTTATAACCCCGAAAATTAATTTGACGAATTATAAAAATACGGTATTTTCTTTTAGAAGTGCGCAACATGACTTAAAAGTTGATTCGCCTTTGAATGGTTTAGAAGTTTATATCTCAACTAATTTTGACGGATCAGAAGTAGATAAAGCCACCTGGATAAAATTAAATGCCAAAATAGCATCACTTTCTACGCCAACACGCCAGTTTATTAGTTCAGGAGGAATTGACCTATCTGCTTATTCAGGAAATGTCAATATTGCATTTAAATATACCGGATCAGGAAAAGATAAAACTCTTAATGGAGCATTTATGGTTGATGATGTAAAAATGTTTGGAGAAAAATAA